In the genome of Thermus caldifontis, the window CGCCACCTCCTCCCTTAGGTAGCCCAGGAGGAAGGCCTCCAGGTCCTCGCGCCGGTGCTTGAGGCCTTCCCGCTTCTCGCGGATGAACGCCACCGGGTTCATGCCCCCATGCTACCTAAGGCCATGGCCCAGGGGTACCGCTTCGGCATCGAGGAGTTTGAGCGCCTCTTCCGAGGGGTTACTGGGGTGGAGCTTCTCGAGGGGGAGGTATACCAGATGAGCCCTATCGGTCCTAGGCATGCCGAGGTGGTGGCCCGTTTGGTGACCCGGTTCGCGCAGGCCCTAGGGGATAAAGCCCCATCTGGCCGCAAAACCCCGTGCGCCCATCCTCCCAGCCGGACCTGGCCCCCCTTAGGCCCAAGGACTCCTGGGAGACCCTGCCAACCCCGAGGACATCCTGCTTTTGATGGAGGTCTCCGAATCCAGCCTGGAGCATGACCGGGACGTCAAGCTTCCCCTTTATGCCCAAGGAAGGCGTCTCCGCATCCTTCTCCCCGACAAAGAGGCCGTACCCCTCCTTTGGTTTTGGTCCCTGCGTGATAATCTATATATAGGCTGATGGATAAGGGGAAGCGTAAAGGAGCGGAGCTAGAAAGCTGGGTGCTGAGTTTGGACCCCCGGGACCGTCCCTTCTACACCCTGCGAGAAGCCGCCCGTTACTTGGGCATTTCCGTGGCCACCCTTCGCACCTGGGTGCGTGGGCGGAGCTACCCTACGGACCAGGGAACAAGGTGGTCCCCCCCCTTGATAATCCCTCCCCAAGAGAGTCCCCTTCTCTCCTTCCACAACCTAGTGGAAGCCAATGTGCTCGCCGCACTTAGAGAGGAACATCGTATCTCCATGGCCAAAATCCGCCGCATGGTGAAGTATGCCATGGAGCATCTCGGAGTAGACCGCCCTCTTCTTCTTGATTTGGAGGCCGGCCTTGGCGACGTCTTTATTAAGGACCCCGAAGGGTTATTGTCCTTGACCCGTTCTGGCCAGTTAGCCTTGGAGAAGATCCTGGAACGCTATCTGGCTAGGGTGGATCGGGATACAAGGGGAAGGCCACTTCGTTTCCACCCCCCAGTAGCTGGTCAGATACGGAGCGACCGGATTGTTTTGGATCCAGAAGTAGCTTTCGGCGCCCCC includes:
- a CDS encoding DUF433 domain-containing protein, yielding MDKGKRKGAELESWVLSLDPRDRPFYTLREAARYLGISVATLRTWVRGRSYPTDQGTRWSPPLIIPPQESPLLSFHNLVEANVLAALREEHRISMAKIRRMVKYAMEHLGVDRPLLLDLEAGLGDVFIKDPEGLLSLTRSGQLALEKILERYLARVDRDTRGRPLRFHPPVAGQIRSDRIVLDPEVAFGAPTVKGIKTHIIALRYDAGETPESLAEDYGLSLDDVKEAVVFEGRAA